The Desmodus rotundus isolate HL8 chromosome 3, HLdesRot8A.1, whole genome shotgun sequence genome includes a region encoding these proteins:
- the SRSF11 gene encoding serine/arginine-rich splicing factor 11 isoform X8 has product MSTVDPKLNHVAAGLVSPSLKSDTSSKEIEEAMKRVREAQSLISAAIEPDKKEEKRRHSRSRSRSRRRRTPSSSRHRRSRSRSRRRSHSKSRSRRRSKSPRRRRSHSRERGRRSRSTSKARDKKKEDKEKKRSKTPPKSYSTARRSRSASRERRRRRSRSGTRSPKKPRSPKRKLSRSPSPRRHKKEKKKDKDKERGRDERERSTSKKKKSKEKEKDRERKSESDKDVKQVTRDYDEEEQGYDSEKDKKEEKKPAEPGSPKTKECAVERGTGDTLRESKVNGDDHHEEDMDMSD; this is encoded by the exons ATGAGTACTGTTGATCCCAA GTTAAATCATGTAGCTGCTGGTCTTGTTTCACCAAGTCTGAAATCAGATACTTCTAGTAAAGAAATAGAGGAAGCCATGAAGAGAGTACGAGAAGCACAGTCCCTAATTTCTGCTGCCATAGAACCAG ataaaaaagaagaaaaacgaaGGCACTCAAGATCGAGATCACGCTCTAGGAGGAGGAGGACTCCCTCATCTTCTAGGCACAG GCGATCAAGAAGCAGATCAAGAAGGAGATCACATTCTAAGTCAAGAAGTAGGCGACGATCCAAAAGTCCAAGACGGAGAAGATCTCATTCCAGAGAGAGAGGTAGAAGGTCAAGGAGCACATCAAAAGCCAG agacaaaaagaaagaagacaaagaaaagaaacgtTCCAAAACACCACCAAAAAGTTACAGCACAGCCAGACGGTCCAGGAGTGCAAGCAG AGAGAGACGACGGCGAAGAAGCCGGAGTGGCACAAGGTCTCCTAAGAAGCCTAGGTCTCCGAAAAGAAAATTGTCTCGCTCACCCTCCCCGAGGAG gcataaaaaggagaagaagaaagataaagacaaagaaagaggcagagatgaAAGAGAACGATCAAcaagcaagaagaagaaaagtaaagaaaaggaaaaggatcgGGAAAGAAAATCCGAGAGTGATAAAGATGTAAAA CAGGTTACACGGGATTATGATGAAGAGGAACAGGGGTATGACAGtgagaaagacaagaaagaggagaagaaaccaGCAGAACCAGGTTCCCCTAAAACAAAAGAATGTGCTGTGGAAAGGGGGACTGGTGACACACTGAGAGAATCCAAAGTGAATGGGGACGATCATCATGAAGAAGACATGGATATGAGTGACTGA